The proteins below come from a single Esox lucius isolate fEsoLuc1 chromosome 7, fEsoLuc1.pri, whole genome shotgun sequence genomic window:
- the LOC114839542 gene encoding olfactory receptor 4S1-like, whose amino-acid sequence MTSQFNSSLEIVFVLHGLNLTQTNRHIYFVFILILYLFTIFINLTLILTIVLEKMLRDPMYLFLCNLCINGIIGASSFYPKILYDILFDSHVITYIGCLTQILVMYFYVYCEFTNLTVMAYDRYVAICKPLHYHSIMTVRKVWTLILLTWLFSLLEVTIGIVPTVRLPLCGVDIDKLYCSNWAVVQLSCVDTTGNNISGFIFTCSHFFQALLILISYVNIIKASLRSRADRRKFMQTCLPHIITLTNFVISQLFDLMYARYGSNTSLLALRNIMSVEFLVVPPLVNPIIYGIKLTQIQNRVRQMFYIKVAVVRLR is encoded by the coding sequence ATGACATCTCAGTTCAACTCCTCCCTGGAGATAGTGTTTGTGCTGCATGGACTGAACTTGacgcagacaaacagacacatctattttgtattcattctcatcctctacctcttcaccatttttattaatttaacacTGATCTTAACTATTGTTCTAGAGAAAATGTTACGTGACccaatgtatttattcctcTGTAATCTGTGTATTAATGGGATCATTGGTGCTTCATCTTTCTACCCAAAGATActttatgacattttatttgactctCATGTGATAACTTACATTGGGTGCTTGACCCAGATATTAGTCATGTACTTCTATGTTTATTGTGAATTTACCAACTTAACAGTGATGGCTTATGACAGATATGTTGCCATCTGTAAGCCACTCCACTACCACTCTATTATGACTGTTAGAAAAGTGTGGACACTGATTCTTTTAACATGGCTTTTCTCATTGCTAGAAGTCACCATTGGGATAGTACCAACAGTTAGGTTACCTCTCTGTGGTGTTGACATTGATAAACTCTACTGCTCAAACTGGGCAGTTGTGCAGCTCTCATGTGTTGACACGACTGGGAACAACATCTCTGGTTTTATTTTCACATGTTCTCATTTCTTCCAAGCATTGCTTATTCTGATTTCCTATGTTAACATCATCAAAGCATCTTTACGTTCCCGGGCAGATAGGAGGAAGTTCATGCAGACCTGTCTGCCTCATATTATCACCCTGACCAATTTTGTCATATCTCAACTCTTCGATTTGATGTATGCTCGTTATGGCAGTAACACCAGTCTGTTGGCCCTGAGGAATATCATGTCTGTGGAGTTCCTAGTTGTTCCTCCTCTGGTAAATCCCATCATATATGGGATAAAACTCACTCAGATTCAAAATCGAGTACgacaaatgttttacattaaagtTGCTGTAGTTAGATTGAGGTAA
- the LOC117594681 gene encoding olfactory receptor 4S1-like codes for MYLFLCNLCFNGIIGASAFYPKILHDILFDSHVITYSGCMTQIFFIFLYVHCEFTNLTVMAYDRYVAICKPLHYHSIMTIRKVWRLILLTWFLSWMECIIGCVLLARLPLCGVDIDKLYCSNWAVVKLSCVDTSLNNLYGLILTFLNFSQAIIILISYVNIVKASLRSQAGMRKFMQTCLPHMITLANCSISVFFDSMYAHYGSNNSLLALRNIMAVEFLVLPPLVNPIIYGMNLNQIRKTVKTFFKRRVVALS; via the coding sequence atgtatttattcctcTGTAACCTGTGTTTTAATGGAATCATCGGTGCTTCAGCTTTCTACCCAAAGATACttcatgacattttatttgactctCATGTGATAACATACTCTGGGTGCATGACtcagatattttttatttttttatatgttcattGTGAATTTACTAACTTAACAGTGATGGCTTATGACAGATATGTTGCCATCTGTAAGCCACTCCACTACCACTCAATTATGACTATTAGGAAAGTATGGAGACTGATTCTTCTAACATGGTTTTTGTCATGGATGGAATGCATTATTGGGTGTGTCCTATTAGCTAGGTTACCCCTCTGTGGTGTTGACATTGATAAACTCTACTGCTCAAACTGGGCAGTGGTGAAGCTCTCCTGTGTTGACACCAGTCTGAACAACCTCTATGGCTTGATTCTAACTTTTTTAAATTTCTCTCAAGCGATAATTATCCTTATTTCCTATGTGAACATTGTCAAAGCATCTTTACGTTCCCAGGCAGGGATGAGGAAGTTCATGCAGACCTGCCTGCCTCATATGATCACATTGGCTAACTGTTCAATATCTGTCTTCTTTGATTCAATGTACGCTCACTACGGAAGCAACAACAGCCTGCTGGCCCTGAGGAATATCATGGCTGTGGAGTTCTTAGTTCTGCCTCCTCTGGTGAATCCCATCATATATGGGATGAACCTCAATCAAATTCGGAAAACAGTTAAAACGTTTTTCAAGCGAAGAGTTGTTGCCTTAAGCTAA
- the LOC105008330 gene encoding olfactory receptor 4S1-like, whose protein sequence is FTIFINLTLILTIVLEKMLRDPMYLFLCSLCINGIIGASSFYPKILYDISFDSHVITYIGCLTQILVIYFYVYCEFTNLTVMAYDRYVAICKPLHYHCIMTIRKVWTLILLTWLFSLLEITIGIVPTVRLPLCGVDIDKLYCSNWAVVQLSCVDTTGNNISGFIFICSHFFQALLILISYVNIIKASLRSRADRRKFMQTCLPHIITLTNFVISQLFDVMYARYGSNTSLLALRNIMSVEFLVVPPLVNPIIYGMKLTQIQNRVRQMFYIKVAVVRLR, encoded by the coding sequence ttcaccatttttattaatttaacacTGATCTTAACTATTGTTCTAGAGAAAATGTTACGTGACccaatgtatttattcctcTGTAGTCTGTGTATTAATGGTATCATTGGTGCTTCATCTTTCTACCCAAAGATACTTTATGACATTTCATTTGACTCTCATGTAATAACATACATTGGGTGCTTGACCCAGATATTAGTCATCTACTTCTATGTTTATTGTGAATTTACCAACTTAACAGTGATGGCTTATGACAGATATGTTGCCATCTGTAAGCCACTCCACTACCACTGTATTATGACTATTAGAAAAGTGTGGACACTGATTCTTCTAACATGGCTTTTCTCATTGCTAGAAATCACCATTGGGATAGTACCAACAGTTAGGTTACCTCTCTGTGGTGTTGACATTGATAAACTCTACTGCTCAAACTGGGCAGTTGTGCAGCTCTCATGTGTTGACACGACTGGGAACAACATCTCTGGCTTTATTTTCATATGTTCTCATTTCTTCCAAGCGTTGCTTATTCTGATTTCCTATGTTAACATCATCAAAGCATCTTTACGTTCCCGGGCAGATAGGAGGAAGTTCATGCAGACCTGTCTGCCTCATATTATCACCCTGACCAATTTTGTCATATCTCAACTCTTCGATGTGATGTATGCTCGTTATGGCAGCAACACCAGTCTGTTGGCCCTGAGGAATATCATGTCTGTGGAGTTCCTAGTTGTTCCTCCTCTGGTAAATCCTATCATATATGGGATGAAACTCACTCAGATTCAAAATCGAGTACgacaaatgttttacattaaagtTGCTGTAGTTAGATTGAGGTAA